AGCTCAGCTTGCAGCGCGACGTGCTGGAAACCCTGGCTGAGCTGGCCGCCGACCAGCAGAACTTTGCCGCTGCCTACCGCCGCCGCCAGCAGGCCGGCCGCCTCACCGACAGCCTCACTCGGGCCAGCAACGCCAAAACGGTGCAGGACTTGCAGTTCCGCTACGAAACCGAGCGGAAGGAAGCCCAGATTCGGGCCTTGGCCCAGGAGGCGCGCAGCCGGCGCTGGCAGGTGGTGCTGTGGTCGGGGGTGGCGGTGCTGGGGCTGGTGGCGGCCGCGCTACTCTACCGCTCGAAGCGGCTGCAAAACAAGGTGTTCCGGCAGCGGGAGCAGCTGCTGGAGCAGCAGCGGGAGCAGAGCGAGGCCCGCCGGCAGCTGCAAGAAGCGGCCCGCGCGGCACTCCAGCTGCAGCTCGACTCCAACCAGCGGGAGCTGGCCAGCGCCACGCTCTACGCCCAGCAGAAAACCAAGCTGCTCGAAGACCTCACCGCCCGCCTCGAAGCCCTGGCCCGGCGGGTACCCGAGCCCCAGCGCGAGCCGGTGGCCGACATGAAAAAAGCCATCCGCCAGCACCTGCAAGTCGGCGACGACTGGGAGAAAGTGACCCTGCATTTCGAGAAGATTCACCCGCAGTTTTTCGAGCAGCTCCGCCAGCAGCACCCCAGCCTCACCCCCAACGACCTGAAGCAGTGCGCCTACCTCAAGCTCAACCTCACCAATAAAGACATTGCCAACCTGCTCAACATCGAGCCCAACAGCGTGAAGATTGCCCACTACCGCATCAAGAAGAAGCTGGGCCTGCCCGAGGAAAGCAACTTGCGGGACTATATTCTATCTGTCTGATAGGCAGAAGTATACGTATGATGTAAACCGCTTGTAACCGCCGGTTTTTTGCTGACTGAGCCTCGTGCCGTACATCTTTGAGCCACCTCGCCACCAGGCCGGGTGGCTCTTTTCTTAGAGCCTCTCTCCGAAGTTCTTTTCCAGTACGTCCTTTCCATGAAACGCCCCTCTCTCCACTTTGGCCTTCTGCTAGCCGCGCTGCTGGGCAGCGCCGGCGCCCACGCGCAAACCGTACTGTTTGCCGGCGGCAAATCCTTCCGCACCCACGAAAGCCCCTGCATTGCCATGTCCGCTGACGAAGGCAAAACCTGGAACCTCGTGTTTGAGGGGGCGCGCAAAAACATGGACAACCCATCCTGGGTAACGGGCCTGGCCTACGGGGGCGGCAAGCTGGTGGCCGTGACCAACTACGGCGTGGTGCTGACTTCCGCTGACAAAGGCAAAACCTGGACGGCGCAGGATGTGAAAACCCCGCTGCGGCTCAACAATGGGTTTAACGGCGTAGCCTACGGGGGCGGCATGTTCCTGGCCGCCGGCTCCGAAGATGCCCTGGCCTATTCCCTCGACGGCGTAACCTGGGACCGGCTGGGCAGCAACTGGCAAAGCGGCCAAGCTGGTGCCGCCAGCCAAGCCACCAACCAGGCCAAGGACGCGGCCCGCGCCAAGATAGGGGCCCTGGCTGGCGGCAAGCTGGGCGGCCTGGGCGCCGGCCTGGCCAAAGCCAAGGCCGCCACGCAAGCGGCAGGCGCCGCAGCTCCCGGTGCGCCCCAGTACCAGACCAACGTGGACCCCGGCGAGAAAACGATGTACACGCACACCTACGGCGTCGACTTCATCGACGGCAAGTTTTACCTCACCGGCAACTTCGGCCGGGTGGCCGTGTTCGTGCCCGAAAACGGCAAGCCCAAGCGCGTGAGCGTGGCCCACGTGAAGGAGCAGCTGACATCGGCCCTGCGCGACGCGGCCAGCAACGGCAAAGGCACCATCGTGGCCTTCGCCGACGGCATGATGAAGTCGGCTACTTCCACCGACGGCGGCCAGACCTGGGAGGAAAACTTCGACGCGCCCCAGCTGGTGGGCGGCGGCTACGGCAACGGCCGCTTCGTGGGCGTGAGCCGGTTCGGCGACGTGGCCACTTCCACCGACGGCAAAACCTGGAAATCGACCAACATCGGCGGCATCCGCGACGGAGGCTCCCTGGAAGATGCCGTGTATACCGGCAAAACCTGGGTGCTCTGTGGCGACGACAACTGCACCTGGTACTCCCCCGACGGCCAGAAGTGGACCCGCACCAACTCCGACAAGCTCTATCTGAAAAGAATAATAGCCGTCAAGTAGTCACCGCCTCCTATGTGACTAATCTTTTATGTAAGTATCCGATTGTGTGAGGTACTTATCCTGCCCGGTCCGGCAACGATGCGTCGTTGTGGGGCCGGGCATATTATATTCTCGCGGAGCTTAGCCGCCTTACTCCACGGCCAGCACGAGGCCTTTCAGGTACTCGCCTTCGGGGTGGAAGAGGCTCACGGGGTGGTCGGCGGGCTGGGTGAGGCGGTGCAGGATGCGGGCGGGGCGGCCGGCTTCGATGGCGGCGGCCAGCACGGCCCCTTCAAACAGCTCCATGCTTACCACCTGCGAACAGCTGAACGTGAACAGCAGCCCGCCCGGCGCAATCTGCCGGATGCCGGCCACGTTCAGGCGCTTGTAGCCCATCAGGGCATTGTGGCGGGCCGAGAGGTGCTTGGCAAAGGCCGGCGGGTCGAGCACGATAAGGTCGTACTGGTTGTGGCGGTCCTTCAGGAAGCTGAACACGTCCTGGGCGTAAGCCTCGTGCTTGCCGTCGAGGCCAGTCAGGGCGGCGTTGCGCTCCGTCAGCTCAATGGCCCGCTTGCTCGAATCGACGGAGTGCACCAGCTCGGCCCCGGCCCGGAGAGCGTAGGAGCTGAAGCCGCCGGTGTAGCAGAAGGTGTTGAGCACCCGCCGGCCCGGCGCGTAGCGGGCCAGCAGGCTGCGGTTGTCGCGCTGGTCGATGAAAAAGCCGGTTTTCTGCCCCGTTTCCCAGTCTACTACGAAGGGCGTACCGTTTTCGTGCACCACGTGCTCCTGCCCGCTGCTCTGCCCGAAGAGGTAGCCGTTCTGGGCGCCCGGCGCGGCTTTCTGCGGTACGGTTTCGGCGCTTTTGTCGTAGATGGCCCGCAGGCCGGGAATCACCTGCTGCAAGGCCTCGGCAATAAGCGGGCGGGCCCGGTACATGCCGGCGCTGTGGGCCTGCACCACGGCCGTATTGCCGTACACGTCGATGATGAGGCCGGGCAGCCCGTCGCCCTCGGCGTGAGCCAGGCGGTACACGTCGGTGGTGCCGGTGCCCGTCAGGCCCAGGCCCTGGCGCAGCTGGTAGGCGTTGCGGAGCCGCTCTTGCCAGAAAGCCGCCGTGGGCAGCTGGGCCGCGGGCCCGAAGTCGAGCATGCGCACGGCAATGGAGCCCGGCGCGTAGTGACCCACGCCCAGGGTCTCGCCGCCCGCGGCCAGCACCGTCACCACTTCGCCCTCCACCACCTCGCCCTGCAAGCGGGCAATGGCCCCCGAAAACACCCACGGATGCCGACGGCGCAGGGACTGGTCTTTTCCGGGTTTGAGCGTGACGGAGGCGGGCATGAGCGAGAGGGCTTAGCGACAGAAGCCGCAAAGGTAGACCACGGATTTCTCGGATTAGTCTGATGAAACGGATTTTGTGCCTGGCCCCCGCCGCCTACCCGAACGGGTCCAGCCAGGCCACCAGCACCGCCAGCGCCGACAAGCCCAGGAGGATAGCCCACACCGGCCCGCCCCAGATGAGCAGCCCCAGCAGGCTAATCGGCCCGACAATCAGGCCCAGCACCCCCAGCACGGTAGTGCCCAAACCTACTTCGACGGTGTTGCCGGGCCGAACCAACGCCCGGCGCGCGGCCAGCACCACCGGCCGCCTTGTGGCCCGCTGCCCCACTGCCCGCTGCCCGGCAGGCCGCGCCAGCTGCCGGGCCGCCACTGGCTCCTGCCGCAGTTGCCGACGTTTCGTCACCGGCTGAGCGGCCAGGGCCGGGCGGGTGGGTGGGGCAGCCGGTGCCGCGGCCAGGGCCGCCGGGGCGCGAGGTGCCGGGGCGGGCTGCTTCGGGTGGGCCGTTGCCGGTGGTGGCGCCGGGCGAAAACGATACGCTACCGTGTTGCGGTGGCAGCCCGAGGTGGCCACCGCTAGCAGCAGAATACCGCACAGCCACCAAGAAAGCAGCCGGGGTTGGTAAAGATGCTTGGGCATACGAAGAGCAACAGAATCAGAAAGTAATAACTGGTAGACGTGGGCAGTGTACGGCTTCGGCTCCATTTCCGCTACGCCAGCCGCGTACGGGCAAGGCAGGTAGCTGCCCCAGCATGGGCAAGGCGAACTAACGGATTGCCTTGAATGTGTGACAGCAGGCTAAGGTTGAAGCTGTTTATGCCGTCATGCTGAGCTTGCCGAAGCATCTCTACCGCTTCATTGCAGTCGTCAGAAGTTAGCCAGCGGTAGAGATGCTTCGACAAGCTCAGCATGACGTTCTATTTACTTCACCACATGCTGCCGCATTTCCCGCTCAATCAGCTCTTTGTAGGGGTAGAAATCCACCTGCATAGTGTGGCGGGGCGACTGGCTGTAGCGCCGGCGCAGGGCTTGCTTATCGGCCTCAATGCTGCGGAGCATGGCCTCGCGGGAGGGCAGGCGGCAGTGGCCCGTGAGCAGGCGCGCAATCCAGCGGGCCTGCACTTCGGCCAGGGGCATGATGGCGCCCAGCGGCTGCACAAAGGCCAGGAAATACAGGCCGGGATGGTCGGGATGCACCACGCGGCGGTACAGCTCCAGGTTGTTCTGCTCCTCCACGTTCAGAAACTCCTGGTCGAAAAACGGAAACGACACCTTGTAGCCGGTGGCGTACAGGAGCAGGTCGGCGGGCTCAGTGGTGCCATCCTCGAACAGAATCTGATGGCCCTGTAGCTCCCGGATGTTGGGCTTGAACTGAATCAGGCCCCGGCCGGCGAGGTTGAGCAAATCCTGCGACAGGGTGGGGTGCTCTTGCAGCAAGGGGCGTCGGGGCCGCGGCACGCCGTAGTTTTCCTGGTTGCCGTGGGCCAGCCACAGCGCCGCGCGCAGCACCAGGCGCTGCACACCCAGCGGCAGGCGGCTCACCAGCGGCGAGGCCAGCGAGTCGAACGGCCGGCCCCACAGCCAGTTGGGCAAAATGTAGGCCCCGCTCCGAGTGCTGACCGTGACGCGCCCCGTGTGGAGGCGGGCCGCTTCGCAGGCAATGTCCACGGCCGAGTTGCCGATGCCCACAATCACCAGGTTTCGGCCCTGAAGCTGGTCGGGGGTGCGGTAGTAGTGGGAATGCAGCACCTCGCCGCCGAAGTGGCCCGGAAACGGGGGCTCGGGGTAGCGCGGGCTCCAGTGGTGCCCATTAGCCACGATGACGGCCCGGTACTCCTGCTCGGCCGTGGCCCCGCTGCGGTGGCGGGTGGCTACGCGCCAGGTTCCGTCGGCGCCGGGCCGCACGCTGGTTACCTCCGTGTTGTAGGTAATGAGCTCGTCCACTCCAAAATGCCGGGCGTAGTCCTCGAAGTACCGGATAATGTGCGAGTGGTGCGGAAACATCGGGTAGCTCTCGGGCATGGGAAAGTCCGAGTAGCTCATGATGTGGCGGTTGGTGTTGATGTGCAGGGAGCGGTACGCCGACGACAGGCCGTTGTCGTTGTCGTAGCGCCAGTTGCCGCCCAGCGCGGAGCCCTTCTCGAAGCAGTCGAAGGCCAGGCTGGCTTCCTTGAGGGCTTTGGCCGCGGTGAGCCCCGAGGAGCCGGCGCCAATCAGGCAGATTTTCAGGGGGGAAGAACTCATGGCGAGAAGGTAGGAAATCAGAATTGGATGTTTAATAGCACTGTTTTGGGGTAGTAACTGCCGTCAGCTATCATATCACGCAATCAAGATAGAAATAAGACCGATTGGTTTATATTTGCTTGTCCTTCTTCGCTGCCATGCCTTCTAAAGCCGACAATACTAAGCAGATGATTGTTGAGAAAGCTGCCCCCTTGTTTAATACCAAGGGGTATGCAGGCACGTCAATGCGCGACATCTTGGCGGCCACGGGCCTGACTAAGGGAGGAGTGTATGGTAACTTTCCTGGTAAAGATGAAATAGCGGCGGCGGCCTTTGCGCACTCCTACGGGAAATTGCGGGCGGCCTTGTTACGGGCAGTGGCTTCACAGGCCACGGCACAAGGCCGGCTGGTGGCCGTACTGAAGTTTTACCGCAATTACACGGTGCAACCCGTAGTGGCCGGCGGTTGTCCCGTGATGAACGCGGCCGTTGAAACCGACGATGCCTACCCCGTGCTGCACCGGCAAGTACGTGCGGCGCTGGCTGAGCTGCTGGCCGGGCTGAGCCGTCTTTTCGCGCAGGGCATTACAGAGGAGGCGCTTCGGCCGGACCTCAACCCGGACCAGGAAGCAGAATATTTCTACGCCCAGATTCAGGGCGGCATCCTGCTCAGCCAGACCAGCGGCGACCCGCGCGTACTCAACCGGCTGCTGGACCGCCTCCGGGATTATCTGGAACGACAGCTGGTGCGCTGATTTTTTTTTGACATAAAAAAGACCGATAGGTTTATTTTCACTTCTTAACTCCTTGCGCGCACATGAACATCGTCATCTACCTCTATCACGGCATCACGGCGCTGGACGCGGTAGGGCCCTACGAAATTCTGAGTCGTCTGCCGCAGGCCAACGTCCAGTTCGTAGGCACCCAGAAGGGCGTCATCGTAACCGACACGCATTTTCTAAAGCTGGTGGCAGACTACGAACTGGCGGAAATAGACCGCGCCGACATTCTGGTGGTTCCGGGCTCTACCGTGGCTTTCGTCCGGGAAACTAAAAATCAGGCACTGCTGGCCTGGATTCAGCGCATTCACACCACAACCACCTGGACGACGAGCGTCTGTACCGGCTCGCTTATCCTGGGAGCGGCGGGACTGCTACGCGGCTTGCCAGCTACTTCGCACTGGGCCGCGCGCCCGCTGCTGGCCGAGTACGGAGCCGTGCCCACGGCGGCGCGCTACGTAATTGAGGGAAAGATTATTACGGCGGCCGGTGTTTCGGCCGGCCTGGATATGGCCCTGGGCCTGGTGGGGAAGCTCTGCGGCGCGGACCGAGCCCAAGCCCAGCAATTGCTGGTGGAATACGACCCGCAGCCGCCCTACCAGAGCGGCAACGCCGAGCGAGCCGCCGCCAACACGGTGGACTGGTCGCGTAGCTTGCTAGCCAAGGACGCCCGCAAAGACCTGACTCTGTGGGACGTGGTACGGCACGCGCAGGCGCTATTGAAACTGAAAAAAGCCCGCTAACCTGGCAATGGAAACGACCGAGCCCACTTCCAACCTGTTGCGGCTACCTCAGCAGCCACACGAGCTGCATAAGTACTATGCTGCCGCTTTCAACACGGGCGACGTAGAGCAGGTGTTGCGTCTGTTTGAACCCCAAGCCCAATTCGTTTCACCCGCCGGTACGGTGCATACGGGCCTAGCGGCCATCCGCGCCGAGCTAGCAGGCTACCTGCGGCGTGGCGGCACCATGCGCATCACCACGCGGCTGGTGCTGGAGTTTGAGGGCTTCGCGCTGCTGCGCTCCGAATGGGAGCTAATCTATGAACACGTGCCAGGCCAGTCAGTCATCTTGCGTGGCGAGGGCCTGGAAGTAGGCCGCCGGCAGGCCAATGGCGTCTGGCAATTCGTGGTGGACCAGCCGTTCGGGCCGGGGTGAGATTCAACCAGCATTCGGGGAAGCTGCTGGCTGCGGTGGGGCCCCGAAGAGCTGACGTTATGGAAGAGCACATGACAAGAAAGCAATGTTGGCTCGTTTGCACGCTTTCAAATAGCTTTTCAAGCGTCGATCGAATTGCCTCATCATGCTGTGTCTGGCGCTCCTTTGGCTGTGGGGCCTCACACATCCAGCAACGCCCGCGTACCGCCAAATAGCACGTCCTGCACGGCGTCCGAAGCCAGAAAATCGTGCGGGAAGCCCAGCTCAATCGTACTCACCTTATCCAGCCGCCGCACCTGCTCCTCACTGAGCCGCACCTCCGTGGCACCCAGGCTGTCTTGCATCTGCGCCACGGTGCGGGGCACCACGTGGCCATCGGGGCGCTGCATGGTCCAGCGTACGGCGGCCTGGGCCGGGGTGCAGCCGATTTCCTGTGCCACCGCTACTACCTCCCGCACGATGCTGGGGCTCCGCTCGTTGCGGCGGGCACTGTTTTCGGCCACGCGGCCGGTTTCACCCTGCAAGTACTTGCCGGTAAGGGCTCCGCCAGCCAGGGGCGCCCAGGGCGTGATGCTCAGGCCAAAGGCGCGGGCCATGGGCAGCAGGTCGCGCTCCGGAGGAGGCTGTACTCCACTTGCAAGGCCGAAAAGGGCGTCCAGCCGCGCAGCTAGGCCAGAGTGTTGGCCTGGGCCACAATCCAGGCTGGCGTGTCGGACACACCCAGGTGCAGGATTTAACCGGCTCGTACTTGGTCGTCGAGGGCGCGCATCACATCTTCCACGGGCGTGGTTGAATCCCAGGCATGAAGCCAGTACAGGTCGATGTAGTCGGTGCCGAGGCGCAGGAGGCTGGCGTCGAGGCTCTGCACCAGGTTTTTGCGGTGGTTGCCGCCCGCGTTTACGTCGCCGTGCCTGGTGAAGAGCGAGTACTTGGTAGCCAGCACGAATCGCTCCCGGTCGGGGCGGATAAACTCGCCCACAAACTTCTCGCTGGTACCCTCGGTGTAGCGGTTGGCTGTGTCGATGAAGTTGCCGCCGGCTTCAGCAAAGGCTTCAAATATCTTGTGGCTTTCGTCTTTGCTGGCACCCCAGCCCCATTCTTCGCCAAAAGTCATGGTGCCAAGGCACAATTCCGAAACACGCAGGCCGGAGCGACCGAGAAGCTGGTAACGCATAGGGAGTGAACAAGTCATGTGGACAGTAGTAGCGTAACAGCCGCGCGGCCAAAATGTCTGCGGCAACGGCAGCGGTGCGTAAACCCTTCGCTTGCCCAGCGAGTTATGCATACGTTCGTTTGTTGCGAATACCAGCTGTTTTCTGCCATGAACCGCCGCACCTTTCTGCGCTCCGGAACCGCCATGACGGCGCTAGTGCCCTTGCTGCCGGGCGCCGATGAGCCCCGGCCAGCCGCGCCGGCCAAAGCGGCGCGCTTCACTTCCAACCCCGATCTGCCCACCCTGCTGCCGCCCGCCCGCTGGCCCGGCACGCCCTTGGATGCCGAAGGCCGGTTTCAAAACCACGAGTTTCCGTACCGCACGCCCGGCGGGCAGGTGCTGAAGTGGATGCTACAGCGCAACCCCCAGCGCGAAGAGAAGAAAGCCGACCCGTTCCAGGTGCCCATCGTGGAGGGCGCGGAGTTTCTGGCTATGAAAGACGATGTGGTGGTATGGCTGGGGCACGCCTCGTTTTTCGTGCGGCTGGGTGGCATCAACGTGCTGATTGACCCCGTCTTCGGGGCCCCGCCTTTCGGCAAGCGCCTGTCCCGGCTGCCGCTGGACCCGGCCCGCTTCACTGGCCTCGACTACGTGCTCGTCTCCCACGCCCACTACGACCATTGCGACAAAGACTCCTTGCAGCAGCTGCACCGCCAGAACCCGCGGGCCCGCCTGCTCACGGGCCTGGGCATGCCGGCGCTGCTGCGCCGCTGGCTGCCGGAAGCCGACCTACAAGCGGCCGGCTGGTACCAGCAGTACCGCACCGACGAGCGGCTGCGTATCACCTTCGTGCCCTCCCGCCATTGGTCTAACCGCAGCCTCTCCGACGTGAACGAGACGCTGTGGGGCGGCTTTGTGCTACAGGGCGGCGGGCGGCAGGTGTACTTCAACGGCGACTCCGGCTACGGCTCCCACTACCGCGACATCGGCCAGCTGTTTCCCGGCCTCGACGTGGCGTTGCTCGGGGCCGGCGCCTACGCCCCGCGCTGGTTTATGGCCCCCAATCACCAGGACCCCGCCCAGGCCGTGCAGGCCTTCCACGACCTCGGGGCCCGCACCCTGGTGCCCATGCACTACGGCACCTTCGACCTGTCGGACGAGCCGCCGGGTGAGCCGGTGCGCCATCTGCACGAGCTGGCGGCTGGGGGCAAGCTGCGCGGGCAGCTGCGGGTGCTGGGAGCCGGGGAGGTAGTGCGCCCCGGTGCCTGACCTGGCCGCCCCCTACCATACCACAACGCGGGGCCACGCTTTCTTCCGGCCCGCCGCGAAAGAGAAGCTGGAGGAAGGCGTAGCCCCGCGTCGCGGCAGAGAGTGAACGTCTGGCTTACTGACTTACGACCAGGCTACGTACCAGCTGCCGGGCGCCGGCCACTACCCGCACAGTATACAGGCCCGCGGCCAGGCCGGCCGTGTTCAGGGGCAGCAGGTTGGTGCCGGGCGTGGTGGCCAGGGTATGCGCCCACACCTGCGCCCCACGGCTGTCTACCACCGTTAGCTGCACGGGCTGGGCCGTGGGCACCGTAAGCCGGATGGTGCAGCTGCCCGTGGCCGGATTCGGAAATACGTCGCCGGGCAGCTGGCTGGCTGAGGCGGTGCCGCCCAGCGTTACGCCCGACGGCTTCCACACCCGCACCCAATCGACCTGCGAGATGATGGGCCCGCTGAAGTTGTCGCTGTTGCCGAACCAGGCGCCGTTGTCCTTGCGCACCTCATCGGAAAGGATAAGTACGCCGGCCTCGTCCACCACGTTTTTAGTAATGGAACCCGGCTGCAACACGCCGTCGATGTAGAGCGTGACCTTATTTGCTTCCCACAGCACGCCGTAGGTGTGGAAGTCACTGGTCCAGTTGCCGGTTTTGCTGAAAGTCTGGTTGCCCAGGCCCGGCATGTGCGAAGTGGTAGCTACCACGCCCCCGCGTCCGCCAAACTCGGCAAAATCTATTTCCTTGAAGGGCTCAGCGCTGGGCTTGCTCAGTGGGAAGGCCCAGAAACAGGGGTCGTTGCCGGGTGAGCTGGCCGGCTTCATGCGCACCTCGAAATAGCCGTACTTCTGCATGAAGCCAGTATTCCGGATGCTGGTCGTCACCACCCCCGAGGTAAAGGTTTTGCCGCGGGTGGTCTTACGCTCGGTCTTGATGTGCAATTTGCCGTCCTGCACGTACACGTTGGCGTCTTCGTAGGCCGTGCCCATGCGGTCCTGGTAGGTGCAGCCCAGTTCGTTGCCGTTGCCGCAGGCCCAGCGCTTGGCCCACTTGCCCGCATCAAACGTGTCGAAGTTGTCCTCGAACGTCTTGGTCCAGGAGCCGGTACCGGCCGGGGGGCCACTGACGGCCGCCGTCTGGGCCCGCAGGGGCACTGCTGTGGCAGCCGCCAACACCACTGCCGCGAAGGCGCGGCCGGCGCAGCGCCAGGCAACCATCGACCAAGCTGTAGGGGGTACACAAGTTGTTTTCATAAAAAAGCTGATATAAGTGCAAGAAAATCAGGTCCTAACAAGGAGCTGACGGCTAAATGTACAAACCGCCGCCAATTCATCCTCACATACGAGAAAGCCGTTTGTGGCGGCAGCAGGATGGGGCAGGGGTGCGCACCGGCGGCGACGCAAAAGCCCCCGCGCTGGACAACAAGGGGCAACGGCTTTACCCGCGGGCTTCCCTGGCACCCAGCTGCTGTTCCACCCAGCCGGCAATCAGCTCTTCTATCACCGCGGCGCCGGCCGTGTTCAGGTGCAGGTTGTCGGTGAGGAAGCGGCAGCCGTGGCCGGCGGCTATCTGGTCCCAGCTCTGGCCCAGGCCGTAGTGCTGCACCACGGCCAGCCGGATTAGCCGGGTGGTTTGCTCGAAGCGCACCCGCGGGTGGCTGGGCTGCTGGTGCAGAAGCTCCTGCAGCCGCTCCCGCAGGGACAGGTAGGTGGCGCCTTCGGCCTGGGCTACTTCCCGGATAATGGCGCAGTAGTGGTCGGCGCGGCGGTTGGCTTCGTGGTGCAGGTCCTCCCCCAGGGGCGGCAACGACAGCACCGCCACCCGCGCTGTGGTTTCCTGGCGCAGGCGGCGCAGCAGCTGCGTCAGGTTCTGGCGGTAAGCTTCCGGCGAAGGCTGTTCCGCCGGGGTTAGCTTGCCGAGGCGCCGGTAGTGGCGCAGCTGGCCGGGGCCCAGGGTGGCATTCACGTCGTTGGTGCCGATGAGCAGCGACACAAAATCGGGGCGGGCGGCCACCACGTCATCGAGGCGCCGGAGCAGGGTGTGGGTGAGGTCGGCGTTGATGCCGGCGTTCAGCACCTCTACCCCGGCCGGTGCCAGGCGGGCGGCCAGCGGCGCTACGTAGCTGGCGCTCATGTTGCCGTGGGTAAGCGAGTCGCCGGCGCACACCAGGCGCCGCGTGCCGGGCGCGGCGGCCGGCACGGGTGGGCGGGGGTAGTGGGCATCGGGGCGTAGCAGGCGGCGCTCGGCCCAGGCACTGAGGGCTAGCAGCCCGGCCCCGGCGGTGCCCACGCCCAGCAGAATAGGTAGCAGCATACGAAACAGCAGAAGAAGCCGAAAATCAGGTGTAGTTTACGAAGAAACCACCGGCCTTCTCTTCTACTCTCTGCTTATGGCGGCTGCCCAAACTGTCCTGATTACCGGCTGCGCCCACGGCATCGGGC
This region of Hymenobacter sp. YIM 151500-1 genomic DNA includes:
- a CDS encoding family 16 glycosylhydrolase; the protein is MKTTCVPPTAWSMVAWRCAGRAFAAVVLAAATAVPLRAQTAAVSGPPAGTGSWTKTFEDNFDTFDAGKWAKRWACGNGNELGCTYQDRMGTAYEDANVYVQDGKLHIKTERKTTRGKTFTSGVVTTSIRNTGFMQKYGYFEVRMKPASSPGNDPCFWAFPLSKPSAEPFKEIDFAEFGGRGGVVATTSHMPGLGNQTFSKTGNWTSDFHTYGVLWEANKVTLYIDGVLQPGSITKNVVDEAGVLILSDEVRKDNGAWFGNSDNFSGPIISQVDWVRVWKPSGVTLGGTASASQLPGDVFPNPATGSCTIRLTVPTAQPVQLTVVDSRGAQVWAHTLATTPGTNLLPLNTAGLAAGLYTVRVVAGARQLVRSLVVSQ
- a CDS encoding SGNH/GDSL hydrolase family protein; amino-acid sequence: MLLPILLGVGTAGAGLLALSAWAERRLLRPDAHYPRPPVPAAAPGTRRLVCAGDSLTHGNMSASYVAPLAARLAPAGVEVLNAGINADLTHTLLRRLDDVVAARPDFVSLLIGTNDVNATLGPGQLRHYRRLGKLTPAEQPSPEAYRQNLTQLLRRLRQETTARVAVLSLPPLGEDLHHEANRRADHYCAIIREVAQAEGATYLSLRERLQELLHQQPSHPRVRFEQTTRLIRLAVVQHYGLGQSWDQIAAGHGCRFLTDNLHLNTAGAAVIEELIAGWVEQQLGAREARG